From Acidisarcina polymorpha, one genomic window encodes:
- a CDS encoding Crp/Fnr family transcriptional regulator, translating into MSTVTFKNTLLKSLAPEIIARLHLRPVTFELEHEIEYPGRSIEHLFFVEEGMASMTTTFQNGSQVEVGMFGYESVIGVSALMGTKQSLNRVYTQIAGKGYSCTIEVARREFRLGGVFQEMALRYVQAQLVQVIQSAGCNATHNLEQRLARWLLICADRAHSDTFEMSHEYLAQMLGASRPTVSTTAFILKGRHLIEYNHGVIRILDVSGLEKVACECYQVIKEHLNNYAEFESGITA; encoded by the coding sequence ATGTCCACTGTTACGTTCAAGAACACACTCCTAAAAAGCCTGGCTCCTGAGATCATTGCGCGCCTTCATCTCCGTCCCGTCACATTCGAATTGGAGCATGAAATTGAATATCCCGGCAGGTCGATTGAACACCTCTTCTTCGTAGAGGAGGGAATGGCCTCAATGACCACTACCTTTCAGAATGGCTCCCAGGTTGAAGTCGGGATGTTCGGATACGAGTCGGTCATCGGTGTGTCCGCCCTGATGGGAACCAAGCAGAGCCTCAACCGTGTCTACACGCAAATTGCAGGAAAAGGCTACTCGTGCACCATTGAGGTTGCGAGAAGAGAATTCCGGCTGGGCGGCGTTTTCCAGGAGATGGCGCTGCGCTATGTTCAGGCTCAGCTTGTGCAGGTCATTCAGTCTGCCGGCTGCAACGCAACGCACAACCTTGAGCAAAGGCTCGCCCGATGGTTACTGATCTGTGCAGATCGAGCCCATAGCGACACCTTCGAGATGTCGCATGAGTATCTGGCCCAAATGTTGGGAGCGAGCAGGCCGACTGTCTCGACGACGGCCTTCATTTTGAAAGGACGTCACCTCATCGAGTACAACCATGGAGTGATCCGCATCCTCGACGTTTCCGGACTTGAAAAGGTGGCGTGCGAGTGCTATCAGGTCATCAAGGAGCACCTCAATAACTACGCCGAATTCGAAAGCGGCATCACCGCATAG
- a CDS encoding DUF2252 family protein — MSSRKAPVKPGDRMRVLEGRRQAKMSESAHAYVRGNTLQFYQWLDLNSAQSVPEGPPVWICGDCHVGNVGPLADSEGKVEIQIRDLDQTVIGWDHRREDT; from the coding sequence ATGTCTTCAAGAAAAGCTCCCGTGAAACCGGGCGATAGAATGCGCGTCCTTGAGGGGCGTCGGCAGGCAAAGATGTCCGAGTCAGCGCACGCTTATGTGCGGGGCAATACCCTTCAGTTCTATCAGTGGCTGGATTTGAATTCCGCACAGAGCGTACCGGAAGGTCCCCCCGTATGGATATGCGGTGATTGTCATGTCGGCAACGTAGGTCCGCTCGCGGACTCAGAGGGTAAAGTCGAAATCCAAATTCGCGATCTCGATCAGACAGTGATCGGTTGGGATCACCGCCGTGAAGATACTTGA
- a CDS encoding DUF2252 family protein has translation MKILEQMIDGYEQALVVPKKTAVVEGEDLGPIRAVLNQSRNRRWHHLAEERIKDVTPQIPLGEKFWALREEERAEIDELFQDEAIATKVTSFKGRDSEAKLRVLDAAYWMKGCSSLGRLRYAVYPSR, from the coding sequence GTGAAGATACTTGAGCAAATGATCGACGGGTATGAGCAGGCGCTGGTAGTCCCCAAAAAGACCGCAGTTGTGGAGGGCGAGGATCTTGGCCCCATACGGGCTGTGCTCAATCAGTCTCGTAATCGTCGCTGGCATCACCTTGCGGAAGAACGTATTAAAGATGTCACTCCCCAGATCCCGCTCGGAGAGAAGTTCTGGGCTCTTCGAGAAGAGGAACGTGCTGAAATAGATGAGTTGTTTCAGGATGAGGCCATTGCAACCAAAGTAACCTCCTTCAAAGGCCGCGATTCGGAGGCGAAACTGAGAGTCTTGGACGCTGCCTACTGGATGAAGGGGTGCAGTTCATTGGGTCGCTTACGTTATGCGGTATACCCGTCGCGGTAG
- a CDS encoding GNAT family N-acetyltransferase, with translation MTAPFRLEPLSEVQDRSGFACGEEALDRYFQSQVTQDIRRHIANCFVAIDAATGALAGYYTIAATSIPTPDLPAEVTKRLPRYPSIPAVRIGRLAVDQKHQRRGLGAALLADAAQRTLDAPPAAYALVVDAKDDNASAFYQHHGFLRFASQPRTLFLPLATAAKILLGPA, from the coding sequence GTGACCGCTCCTTTTCGTCTTGAGCCGCTTTCCGAGGTGCAAGACCGCTCCGGCTTCGCCTGCGGCGAGGAGGCACTCGACCGCTATTTTCAGTCGCAGGTGACGCAGGATATCCGCCGGCACATCGCCAACTGCTTCGTAGCGATCGACGCTGCTACCGGTGCTCTCGCCGGTTACTACACCATCGCGGCAACCAGCATTCCCACCCCGGACCTGCCGGCAGAAGTGACCAAGCGCCTACCGCGCTATCCATCCATCCCGGCCGTCCGCATTGGCCGTCTAGCCGTCGATCAAAAGCACCAGCGCCGAGGCCTGGGCGCTGCGCTGCTTGCCGATGCCGCACAGCGGACCCTTGACGCGCCGCCGGCCGCCTATGCCCTGGTCGTTGACGCTAAGGATGACAACGCTTCCGCCTTTTACCAGCATCACGGCTTCCTGCGGTTCGCCAGCCAGCCACGTACGTTGTTCCTGCCTCTTGCAACGGCGGCCAAAATTCTCTTGGGCCCTGCATGA
- a CDS encoding DUF1778 domain-containing protein — protein sequence MAQTPDTARLEARLPADIHAMLKRAAEIEGRTLTDFVVSSAREAACRTIEEAEVFRLSAEDQRQFAEALLQPPAPNAALRRAVQRRRELFGV from the coding sequence ATGGCACAGACTCCTGATACCGCACGTCTCGAAGCGCGCCTCCCGGCTGACATTCACGCGATGCTGAAGCGCGCGGCGGAGATCGAGGGACGCACCCTGACCGATTTCGTCGTTTCATCGGCACGCGAAGCGGCCTGCCGAACCATCGAAGAGGCTGAGGTTTTTCGCCTGTCCGCCGAGGATCAGCGCCAGTTTGCGGAGGCTCTCTTGCAGCCGCCCGCGCCTAACGCCGCGTTGCGGCGGGCCGTTCAGCGCCGCCGTGAATTGTTCGGCGTGTGA
- a CDS encoding sensor histidine kinase has translation MDDITIADLEAKLALATEALRKSEERATAGMLALEVMHDIRNPLEALRNLTYLASLEANNPDQVRRYTALAEEQMAIALDIANSTLSFAKAPMNPRSVNLVVLAEAALRIHQRTIEAKQVRLLKDLPGDVAAPVYTGEILQVLSNLIHNALDALQPDGTLCLRCRQRQEEVHLVIADNGHGIPHEHVKNIFKPFFSTKGGQGTGLGLALSKRIVERHRGTIKVRSSARPGRSGTIFKISIPA, from the coding sequence ATGGATGACATCACGATTGCCGATCTGGAAGCCAAGCTGGCATTAGCCACTGAGGCTTTGCGGAAGTCCGAGGAACGGGCTACGGCGGGAATGCTTGCGCTCGAAGTCATGCACGACATCAGAAACCCTCTCGAAGCTCTGAGGAACCTGACGTACTTGGCCTCCTTAGAGGCCAATAACCCAGATCAGGTTCGCAGGTACACGGCGCTGGCCGAGGAACAAATGGCCATCGCTCTCGACATTGCAAACAGTACCCTTAGCTTTGCAAAAGCGCCCATGAATCCCCGCTCAGTAAATCTGGTCGTATTAGCAGAGGCTGCGCTCCGCATCCATCAGCGAACGATCGAGGCCAAGCAGGTGAGGTTGCTTAAAGATCTTCCCGGGGATGTCGCTGCCCCCGTTTATACCGGGGAGATACTCCAGGTTCTCTCCAACCTCATTCACAATGCTCTCGATGCTCTTCAGCCAGACGGCACTCTGTGTCTCCGATGCAGGCAGAGGCAGGAGGAGGTCCACCTTGTCATCGCGGATAATGGACACGGCATCCCCCATGAGCACGTGAAAAACATCTTCAAGCCTTTCTTCTCAACTAAGGGCGGACAAGGCACGGGCCTGGGCCTGGCGCTCTCGAAAAGGATTGTTGAACGCCATCGCGGAACGATAAAAGTGAGGAGCAGTGCTCGGCCGGGCAGAAGCGGAACTATCTTCAAAATCTCTATTCCGGCTTAA
- a CDS encoding helix-turn-helix domain-containing protein: MLSVTTVTSVAAGLQERRLIEYRGGHVRILDREKLEAAVCDCYQITKQLHANLYKKLVPDCANSLHGDAVDTLSVS; encoded by the coding sequence GTGCTCAGCGTTACGACCGTTACCTCGGTTGCCGCCGGCTTACAGGAACGGAGACTGATTGAATACCGGGGCGGCCACGTCCGGATTCTCGATCGCGAAAAGCTCGAGGCCGCCGTCTGCGACTGCTACCAGATCACCAAACAACTACACGCAAATCTCTACAAGAAATTAGTACCGGATTGCGCGAACAGCTTACACGGTGACGCCGTCGATACACTCAGCGTTTCTTAG
- a CDS encoding IS110 family transposase, producing the protein MSLVQPTQPSTVLVAIDIAKLRHDVLIEAPGWKSRKRLILPNTAVEFRLFADFLHGLKHPVRIVFEATGNYHRPLAHFLQAEGFHLELIASLAVARTREAMHNSWDKNDPKDAQVLLHLLKTGVTQHYHDPLVNQIHDFQELSLTYAQISLEKTRTQHRLLTHYLPLYFPEIERYYHATRSEWLLAFLQVFPTPALIARLSMEDFVQQAWTVVGRKVSKQRLLEDIYRTAQSSIGIPVAEDSEAVAMFRVVLGEMIRLCQLRDQLEQRAALHLKENVDFRRLQQMPGIGPILALTILAEAGDLRRFNHHRQFLKFCGLDLSTQQSGQFRGATKLSKYGNARLRCAFWMAATVAVRLRENSFRDKFERYLRRDPASADRKRMAYVAVAAKMARVAHGIIKTGTDFRCFYEAAAPSGRAASPGPSRP; encoded by the coding sequence ATGTCCCTTGTCCAGCCTACTCAACCGTCCACCGTTCTGGTAGCGATCGATATTGCCAAGCTCCGTCACGATGTCCTGATCGAAGCTCCGGGATGGAAGAGCCGCAAGCGCCTGATCCTGCCCAACACCGCAGTCGAGTTCCGACTGTTTGCCGACTTTCTTCATGGCTTGAAGCACCCGGTGCGCATCGTCTTCGAGGCCACTGGGAACTACCATAGGCCGCTGGCGCACTTTCTGCAGGCCGAGGGTTTCCATCTGGAGCTGATCGCGTCCCTCGCTGTGGCGCGAACCCGCGAAGCCATGCATAACTCCTGGGACAAGAACGATCCGAAGGACGCCCAGGTCCTGCTCCATCTGCTCAAGACCGGCGTGACTCAGCACTACCATGACCCGCTCGTGAACCAGATCCATGACTTTCAGGAGCTGTCGCTCACCTATGCGCAGATCTCTCTTGAGAAGACCCGGACCCAGCATCGGCTCTTGACCCATTACCTGCCGCTCTACTTTCCGGAGATAGAGCGGTATTATCATGCCACGCGTTCTGAGTGGCTTCTCGCGTTCCTTCAGGTCTTCCCCACGCCTGCCCTGATTGCACGCCTCTCGATGGAAGACTTCGTTCAGCAAGCGTGGACGGTCGTCGGACGCAAGGTAAGTAAACAGCGGCTGCTAGAGGATATTTACCGCACGGCCCAGTCCTCCATCGGGATCCCCGTTGCTGAGGACTCAGAGGCCGTTGCGATGTTCCGCGTCGTACTCGGCGAGATGATCCGACTCTGCCAGCTCCGCGATCAACTGGAACAACGAGCTGCGCTTCACCTGAAGGAAAACGTCGACTTCAGGCGTCTCCAGCAGATGCCAGGCATCGGCCCTATCCTGGCGCTCACGATCCTGGCCGAAGCCGGCGACCTGCGCCGCTTCAATCACCATCGTCAGTTCCTCAAGTTCTGTGGCCTCGATCTCTCGACTCAGCAGTCGGGCCAGTTTCGAGGAGCGACCAAGCTGTCGAAATACGGCAACGCACGGCTTCGCTGCGCCTTCTGGATGGCCGCCACTGTGGCTGTGAGGCTGCGAGAGAACAGCTTCCGAGACAAGTTCGAACGATATCTCCGGCGTGATCCTGCCAGTGCCGACCGCAAGCGTATGGCGTATGTCGCCGTCGCCGCCAAGATGGCTCGCGTGGCTCATGGGATCATCAAGACCGGTACCGACTTCCGCTGCTTCTATGAGGCAGCGGCACCAAGTGGAAGAGCCGCTTCACCTGGGCCGTCGAGGCCGTAA
- a CDS encoding Crp/Fnr family transcriptional regulator, giving the protein MKNPAQTAFDPATYLATAGLGREIVRLMEGEVFFSQGSRCDSVFYLQKGRARLTIVSAAGKEATITVFTAGDFIGEACLAAASGPHLATATAVTGCIALKMERKEIIRVLHEQRAFSDLFIASLLVRSMRTQADLVDQLFNSSEKRLARVLLLMAQFGKPGEVADEKTLIPPITQQALAEMIGTTRARVSLFMNRFRKQGYVEYKERIYVHKALLNVILHDQISGANFQNASLLDEGRDESEAARHRAKPLRTIPCS; this is encoded by the coding sequence ATGAAGAATCCGGCACAAACTGCATTTGACCCCGCAACCTATCTTGCCACCGCCGGACTCGGCCGTGAAATTGTGCGCTTGATGGAAGGCGAAGTTTTCTTTTCGCAGGGAAGTCGCTGCGATTCAGTGTTTTACCTTCAGAAGGGGCGGGCCAGGCTTACGATTGTTTCCGCAGCCGGAAAAGAAGCCACGATCACCGTTTTTACGGCCGGCGACTTCATCGGAGAGGCATGCCTTGCGGCGGCTTCCGGGCCGCATCTGGCGACGGCGACAGCCGTCACCGGGTGTATCGCACTCAAGATGGAAAGAAAGGAGATAATCCGCGTTCTGCATGAGCAACGTGCCTTCTCCGATCTATTTATAGCTTCTCTGCTGGTCCGCAGCATGCGAACCCAAGCCGACCTTGTTGATCAACTTTTTAATTCCAGTGAAAAGCGTCTGGCAAGAGTTCTGTTGTTGATGGCCCAGTTCGGGAAGCCGGGAGAAGTCGCCGACGAGAAAACACTCATTCCGCCGATTACGCAGCAAGCCCTGGCCGAAATGATCGGGACGACCCGGGCGCGTGTGAGTCTTTTTATGAATCGCTTCCGCAAGCAAGGGTATGTCGAATACAAGGAGCGCATTTACGTTCACAAGGCTTTGCTCAACGTAATTCTGCACGACCAGATTTCTGGAGCAAACTTTCAGAACGCCTCTCTTCTGGATGAAGGCCGGGATGAATCCGAGGCGGCAAGACACCGGGCAAAGCCCCTCCGCACCATTCCGTGTTCTTAA
- a CDS encoding ATP-binding protein, with product MVRRLNPAATFHREQVEAREFDLVDIAESALRLHDVKLRRHGITVERNFRSPVASYGFGSKILQVFSNLILNAVAAVPAESDRLSICVEVQGESVQVTIADNGEGISDEFAAQLLNLT from the coding sequence ATGGTCCGCCGCCTTAACCCGGCTGCTACCTTTCATCGGGAACAGGTCGAGGCTAGAGAATTCGACTTAGTCGACATCGCCGAGTCAGCGTTGAGATTGCATGATGTTAAACTGCGCAGGCACGGCATCACTGTTGAGCGCAACTTTCGTAGTCCAGTGGCTTCCTATGGGTTTGGAAGTAAAATCCTGCAGGTATTCTCCAATCTCATCCTGAATGCAGTTGCTGCCGTTCCGGCCGAGTCCGATAGGCTCTCCATTTGCGTTGAAGTCCAGGGCGAGTCGGTTCAAGTCACGATCGCCGACAACGGCGAAGGCATATCGGACGAATTTGCGGCCCAACTTTTGAACCTTACCTGA
- a CDS encoding efflux RND transporter permease subunit produces MITFKDKLPGRHWLMLALAVLLFGLVAIFVDLKPQVTENFFFSPRDSQYKESARIDKIFPSGSQLIVSVAASSISSQHYLERLAQLTRQLRAVEMVNGAESLSDGPKDFADAEKSPFWKRLLIAENGRSSNVVLFASNRDGEELIRRVEAIVDKFSAKDFSINIAGAQYVAEMIRRSLKHDFRVFSLTSILLFGAAAWLLFRSLKLTLGILVTCTSAVLATLLVQSALGEKIGILTANLGTIVFVVTLSHLVYMTFNWQTLARQGDEEEVDSRSLSAKAWRMTLPASFWSMVCASLGFGSLLLVPAKPLRELGYGGVEGTVIALCCAYLMYPSFLEWEGPKETQTLPDERWSKFWTSKFAWPSVAILLVSVGLSFGISRLNTDPSLLDYFKKGTEPRDGLLYVDRNGGSNPLTLVIAAANGDKLDTKEEYDKMWNLQEALEEHKGVGTVLSLPVLMDEGHRQPFAFLFSWDRLLKIMSEAKHDRIASTFVSNDRKLAAFYLRMEEQRRDKPRVEVVNDLKSIVRKQGFTPYLVGGVYQLQGALAKLVASSLRTGLIWLLVFFTGVALIVGRNIRVAIAMIFSLSLVPIWMLGGIGLLHIPVDIISAPATNVCIGMAIDSMVHLVFGVKRAQRDGKEGWSAWAAGRREQWRGIVYSDVIIAAGFAIFALSNFPPTQRFGLVVVAGTVIDILANLFLLPLLGGADLKTRHSVAK; encoded by the coding sequence ATGATCACGTTCAAAGATAAGCTTCCAGGGCGGCATTGGCTGATGCTAGCATTGGCCGTCCTTTTGTTTGGTCTCGTAGCTATATTTGTCGACTTGAAGCCCCAGGTGACCGAGAACTTCTTTTTCTCTCCGAGGGATTCCCAATATAAAGAGTCGGCAAGGATTGATAAGATATTTCCTTCCGGCAGCCAGCTGATTGTTAGCGTAGCCGCGTCGAGTATTTCTTCGCAGCACTACCTTGAGCGGCTGGCACAGTTGACGCGGCAACTGCGGGCGGTTGAAATGGTTAATGGTGCAGAAAGCCTGTCTGACGGACCGAAAGACTTTGCGGATGCGGAAAAGAGCCCTTTTTGGAAGCGGTTGTTGATTGCGGAGAATGGGCGCTCCAGCAATGTGGTCCTTTTTGCTTCGAACAGAGACGGCGAGGAACTGATCCGCCGGGTCGAAGCGATCGTCGACAAATTCAGTGCGAAGGATTTTAGCATTAATATTGCCGGGGCCCAGTATGTGGCCGAGATGATCCGGCGAAGTCTGAAACATGACTTCCGTGTCTTCAGCCTTACCTCTATCCTCCTGTTCGGAGCAGCGGCTTGGCTTCTCTTTCGATCGCTGAAGCTCACTCTTGGAATTCTGGTGACGTGTACCAGCGCGGTGCTGGCGACGCTGCTCGTCCAATCGGCACTCGGCGAAAAAATCGGGATCCTGACTGCAAACTTGGGAACAATTGTCTTTGTCGTGACCTTGTCTCACCTGGTTTATATGACGTTCAACTGGCAGACACTTGCGCGTCAGGGAGATGAGGAGGAGGTGGATTCGCGCAGCCTGAGTGCGAAGGCGTGGCGTATGACGTTGCCAGCCTCGTTCTGGTCGATGGTGTGTGCATCGCTTGGGTTCGGAAGTCTGTTGCTGGTGCCGGCCAAACCATTGCGTGAGCTAGGCTACGGCGGCGTGGAGGGAACGGTGATCGCGCTCTGTTGCGCATACCTAATGTACCCGTCATTTTTGGAGTGGGAAGGGCCCAAAGAGACACAAACACTGCCTGATGAACGCTGGTCTAAATTTTGGACTAGTAAGTTTGCCTGGCCTTCCGTGGCTATCCTGTTGGTCAGCGTCGGCTTGAGTTTTGGCATATCGCGGCTAAATACCGACCCCAGCCTGCTTGATTACTTCAAGAAAGGAACGGAACCGCGAGACGGACTTCTATATGTCGACCGCAACGGGGGGTCGAATCCGCTGACCCTGGTGATCGCCGCAGCGAATGGCGACAAGCTGGATACGAAAGAAGAGTACGACAAAATGTGGAATCTGCAGGAGGCGCTCGAAGAGCATAAGGGAGTAGGAACCGTGCTCTCGCTGCCAGTATTGATGGACGAGGGGCATCGTCAGCCGTTTGCCTTCCTCTTCAGTTGGGACCGCCTGCTAAAAATCATGAGCGAAGCGAAGCACGATAGGATCGCGAGCACCTTCGTGTCGAACGATCGTAAGCTGGCGGCCTTCTATCTGCGCATGGAGGAGCAAAGGCGGGACAAGCCGCGAGTTGAGGTTGTGAACGATCTAAAGTCGATTGTTCGGAAGCAAGGCTTCACACCCTATCTCGTTGGGGGCGTGTATCAGTTGCAGGGAGCGCTGGCGAAGCTGGTAGCGTCAAGCCTCAGAACTGGCCTGATTTGGTTACTAGTATTTTTTACGGGCGTGGCCTTGATCGTCGGCCGGAATATCCGGGTAGCGATCGCCATGATTTTCAGCCTCAGCTTGGTGCCCATCTGGATGCTGGGTGGTATTGGTTTGCTTCATATTCCCGTGGATATCATCTCCGCGCCCGCTACCAACGTCTGCATCGGAATGGCGATCGATTCGATGGTTCACCTGGTGTTTGGGGTGAAGCGTGCGCAGCGCGATGGCAAAGAGGGCTGGAGCGCGTGGGCAGCAGGCCGTCGTGAGCAATGGCGCGGCATCGTCTATTCAGATGTCATCATCGCGGCCGGCTTTGCCATCTTTGCCCTCTCGAATTTTCCTCCTACACAGAGGTTCGGCCTCGTAGTCGTCGCCGGAACGGTCATAGACATTCTCGCCAATCTCTTTTTGCTGCCGCTATTGGGGGGCGCCGATTTGAAAACACGGCATAGTGTTGCAAAATGA
- a CDS encoding GGDEF domain-containing protein, with protein sequence MTKLANRQLFDEKLANAIAVAGRHQWSLAVMFLDLDSFKAINDTQGHAGGDIALRETAHRLMQGCRKEDTICRNGGDEFLYLLIDPQNRDNIERVLVKATERIGSPLEVNEQRLTISLSVGIAIYPEDGVTGEQLIRNADSAMYQAKIRNSGWCFFGEPMRQSESASDR encoded by the coding sequence TTGACCAAGTTAGCGAATCGGCAGCTGTTTGATGAAAAGCTCGCAAATGCAATTGCAGTCGCGGGTCGCCACCAATGGTCTTTGGCGGTAATGTTCCTTGACTTGGACTCTTTCAAAGCCATCAACGATACCCAGGGGCATGCCGGAGGCGATATTGCGCTGCGGGAGACGGCACACCGTCTCATGCAAGGCTGCCGTAAGGAGGACACCATCTGCCGAAATGGAGGCGATGAATTTCTTTACCTGCTAATTGATCCGCAGAACCGAGACAACATCGAGCGAGTCCTTGTCAAAGCTACAGAGAGGATTGGTAGCCCGTTAGAAGTGAACGAACAACGCCTAACAATAAGTTTATCGGTTGGTATTGCTATCTACCCAGAGGATGGCGTCACGGGCGAGCAACTAATCAGAAACGCTGACTCTGCCATGTATCAGGCAAAGATCCGGAATTCAGGCTGGTGTTTCTTCGGGGAGCCAATGCGTCAGTCGGAAAGTGCTTCAGATCGATGA
- a CDS encoding tyrosine-type recombinase/integrase — protein sequence MESIEEPLSRSSLVAYRAQLLEQGLSASTINVQLSAIRQLAAEARRNGILDSETAASITDVPNVRQQGTRTGNWLSRDQAKELLAVPDQEKLIGKRDHALLALLLGCGLRRQELAELKFEDIVEREGRAVIVDLVGKGRRVRTVAVPFWVKQSIDRWTAAADIQDGPLLRPVSKSGKPGKVALGDWSVWSVVERCAKEIGIQNFGAHDLRRTCAKLCRKSGDDLEHIKFLLGHSSIQTTERYLGSEQEIAVAVNDTWSL from the coding sequence TTGGAATCGATCGAAGAACCGCTCTCGCGCTCGAGCCTGGTCGCCTACCGGGCCCAGCTCCTCGAGCAGGGTCTCTCGGCTTCGACGATTAATGTTCAGCTCTCGGCGATCCGGCAGCTGGCCGCTGAGGCCCGGCGCAACGGGATCCTCGACTCTGAGACAGCGGCCTCGATCACCGATGTCCCTAATGTCCGCCAGCAGGGGACCCGGACGGGAAACTGGCTCAGCCGTGACCAGGCGAAAGAGCTGCTCGCCGTGCCTGACCAGGAGAAGCTGATCGGTAAGCGCGACCATGCTCTTCTGGCCTTGCTGCTCGGCTGCGGACTACGCCGTCAGGAGCTGGCCGAGCTCAAATTTGAGGACATCGTCGAGCGCGAGGGCCGGGCGGTGATCGTCGACCTGGTGGGGAAGGGAAGGCGCGTCCGGACGGTGGCCGTGCCCTTCTGGGTCAAGCAGAGCATCGACCGCTGGACAGCCGCTGCTGACATTCAAGATGGGCCCCTGCTCCGGCCGGTTTCGAAGTCCGGCAAACCGGGCAAAGTGGCACTCGGCGATTGGTCGGTCTGGTCGGTCGTCGAACGGTGCGCCAAGGAGATCGGCATCCAAAATTTCGGCGCCCATGACCTGCGGCGGACCTGCGCGAAACTCTGCCGGAAGTCGGGCGACGATCTTGAGCATATTAAATTCCTGCTCGGCCACTCGTCGATTCAGACGACCGAACGCTATCTCGGGTCTGAGCAGGAGATTGCCGTGGCCGTCAATGACACCTGGAGTTTGTAA